Within the Setaria viridis chromosome 3, Setaria_viridis_v4.0, whole genome shotgun sequence genome, the region CGCGTAGACGTGCCCGTAGTCGAAGCGCCGCCAGTTCCGGACGTCGTCGCCGCGCTCTGGCTCCGCCGGCACGAACGCGTCCGCGGCGTCGTCGTACCGGCCGACCATGTAGTAGTCCTGGAGGGTGTCCATCACGCTGAGCTTGAGCACGTGGCTCACCCCGGCGCCGCTCGCCGAAGTGTCGAGCCCGCCCTCCTCGCCGTGCGCCTTCACCGGGAACAGGTCCGGGCACTCGACCAtgccggcggcgcgcgacgaGTGCAGCGGCGCGTCGTTGCGTTCCCAGTGGACGAAGTCCGCGCTCCGGTACACCAGCGTGGACGCCACGCCGCTGACCTCGGCGGACACCGCGATGCGCCAGAGCCCGTCGCGGCCGAGCCACGCCGTCGAGGGGTCCCGAAACTTGTCGCCGGGGACGTCGGCCGGGAGCGGGATGACGGGGTTGTAGCTGGGCTTGTGCCACTCGCGGAGGAGCGGGTCGGCCGGGTTCTTGGGGAACGCCAGGTTCTGCACCTGCTCTTTGTTGGCGTCGATGCCCGTGTACAGAATGGCGGGGGTGCCGCCGCGGAGGATGGTGGCGGAGCCGGACCAGCAGCCGTTGATGTCAAAGGGCGCCGTCGGGTCGATCGCGGTGTCGAGGGCGGCCCAGTTCACGAGGTCGCCGGAGACGGAGTGGCCCCAGGAGAGGTTGCCGATGTCCCAGAgcgcgccgtgcgggttgtaCTGGTAGAAGAAGTGGTACATGCCGTTGTAGTACATCGGTCCTGTTCGTGTAACACCGGAAGTGACCGTCAGTTTTTCAGTAACCGGAAGCGCATCATGATCAGCAGGTTTTTGCAGAGAGTTGCGTAGTTTATTAACTGAATTATCTCAACCGTGAAAGATTTGTGTTCTATACTGAATTGGAACAAGATAATTTCCTGTTCAGGGTTGCAACTAATCCACTCCATGTCATGTCACAGAGCTGGCAAGGCAAGCTTGCGTGCAAGCATGCCATCAGAGATGAGACACAGCCAACTCCAGGAGGTCCACGCTCCACAGTGGCAGGCACACTTGGGAGCCCAATCTACCCCATCAACGTGGGCCACACAAGCATCTTTCCCTgatttgttcctttctttgTCTGCTTTCTTATCACCAATGGATGGGTTTAAGTTGCTGACTACTATGGAGTTTATTAGTTTAATTTGTGCGTTTCAATTAGACACGCTCAAGACATGATTAAAGCGATCCAATTCAGCTTTATCAGTGCAAAGCAAAATCATATACTAGCTGTCAGGCATAGCAGTAACAGAAGAGAACGAAAGAAGAACAGAGGACCAGGAAGCAGCATGTACCATTCGGATCTGCTCGGCGCCGGGATCATCCGCAAGAGTCCATCGGGATCAGCAATGCGCCAGCGATCGGACAATCACAGGAATTGGTTCAGCTAAATCTGTTGTTGGATTGGATAAAGCAATTGCTCAAACGGCTGGAGAGAAGTCAGCGCGCTTACCGTTCTGCCAGTTCTTGGCGGGCTGGAAGTGGTAGGCCGTCCTGCGGACATGGCGGCCCTCGCTCGTGGTCGCGGGGGCTACGCGAAGAGCGGAAGACGAAGACGCGAGGAGGCAGAGGTAGAAAGCGACGGCGGAGAGAGGAAgacccgccatggccgccgcgggaCGAGAGCGAAGTGGATGGGTCGCctcccctctctggttggtctGCTTCTGCTACTGCTTTGCTGAGGAGTGCCGAATAAATAGCCCCTCGAGCCTCGAACAACAGTTTGCTAGCAAGTTGAAGACTTGCCCGCCATGTTTTTAGCACAATTTTGAAGTGTGAAATGTCATTAGAAACGCGCATCTTCCTCGGATGCACATGGAATGGTGCTGCGCGAGCGATCTAGATTCCATCCCTCTCTTGTTGAGTTTGTAAAATTTAGGGagcgtttggttcctcgagttaaagtttagtccgtgtcacatcgaatattcaaagactaattaggaggcataaatatgagttaattataaaactaattacacagatggaggctaaacgacgagatgaatctattaagcctaattaatccatcattagcaaatatttactgtagcatcacattgtcaaatcatggcaAGGGCTGCATGGCCTGCTCTCCTGGGCTCGCGCAACCGCTGGTCGAAGGGCGTCGCCATCACCGGAGGGGCCTGCCTCCCTCCCCACCGGCGGGGGCTGGTGGGGCTTCCATGGCCTACTGGCCTACAGATCCGCCACCCCAGCCCCGGATCTAGGCTTCCTGGTCTCGGGCAACCGCTGGTTAGAGGCGGCTGCTATCGTGGGAGGAGCCCGCCATCCTCCCCGTCGCGGGCATCATCTTGGGCTAGCCCGACTGCCTCTGGCCGTCGGTAGCTGTTCCCACCGCCGTCCCTCCTTTAGTTCTCGTCGCCCCCTGGTGGGCTACGTCCAAGACTAGCTTGCGTGGTGGCATGCTAGCAGTGGCGGTAGCTCTGGAGTGTGGGGAGTGGAATCTAGGCAAAAGCCCTTACCTGCATACAAGCCGATGATGGCGACATCCTCGGATGCCGTTTACCTCGTTGGAGGCGCCATTCGTTCTCCCCTCTCCCCCCCTCCCTTGGTGCTCCTGAGCCCATCATGTTTGGACACTGAGCATTGTCGCAGTGGAGATGGTGGTGGCCTTCTACTTTGCCCGGGAAGAGTTTCCTGTACCTGCCTCCACTTTAATTTGTCCATCGTTGCTTGG harbors:
- the LOC117849757 gene encoding beta-fructofuranosidase, insoluble isoenzyme 7 encodes the protein MAGLPLSAVAFYLCLLASSSSALRVAPATTSEGRHVRRTAYHFQPAKNWQNDPNGPMYYNGMYHFFYQYNPHGALWDIGNLSWGHSVSGDLVNWAALDTAIDPTAPFDINGCWSGSATILRGGTPAILYTGIDANKEQVQNLAFPKNPADPLLREWHKPSYNPVIPLPADVPGDKFRDPSTAWLGRDGLWRIAVSAEVSGVASTLVYRSADFVHWERNDAPLHSSRAAGMVECPDLFPVKAHGEEGGLDTSASGAGVSHVLKLSVMDTLQDYYMVGRYDDAADAFVPAEPERGDDVRNWRRFDYGHVYAAKSFFDARRNRRVLWAWANESDSQADDVARGWSGVQTVPRKLWLDKDGKQLRQWPIEEIETLRRKRVGLRRNTMLSAGAMNEIVGVAGAQADVEVAFRIPSLEEAEALDSNWLLDPQKLCGEKGASVPGGVGPFGLIVMASGDLQEHTAVFFRVFRHDDKYKVLMCTDLTRSSARAGVYKPPYGGFVDIDIEERKTIKLRTLVDHSVVESYGAEGRACITARVYPEHVETSNSHMFVFNNGTDKVKVTKLEAWELAAATVNVGDEGLIVSESKDESESY